The following coding sequences are from one Nicotiana tabacum cultivar K326 chromosome 1, ASM71507v2, whole genome shotgun sequence window:
- the LOC142164734 gene encoding uncharacterized protein LOC142164734: MAEGSRQWHEKLPFALLGYRTTVRTSVGATPYLLVYGIEAVIPAEIEITSLQIVAEAEIDDDEWVKTRLEQLSLIDEKRLVAVCHDQLYQQRRTRAYNKKVRPRKFEEGQQMLRRILPHQAEAKVLFKRIRKDFKALYQLPKIAQKHNAAKALLEIV, encoded by the exons atggcgGAGGGTtccagacagtggcatgaaaagctaccctTTGCATTGCTGGGCTATCGCAccactgttcgtacttcagtaggggcaactccttatttgctggtgtATGGCattgaagcagtgatacccgcagaaatcGAAATCACATCCCTTCAGATTGTCGCAGAAGCCGaaattgacgatgatgaatgggttaAAACCCGcctggaacaattgagtttgatcgatgagaaaaggTTGGTAGCAGTGTGTCATGACCAATTGTATCAGCAGAGAAGgacaagagcatataataagaaggtgcgtccgcGGAAGTTTGAAGAGGGTCAGCAAATGTTgagacgtatccttccacatcaggccgAGGCTAAAG TTCTGTTTAAGCgaataagaaaggatttcaaagctctctaccaacttccaaaaatcGCACAAAAGCACAATGCGGCCAAAGCATTGTTAGAGATAGTATGA